The Gossypium arboreum isolate Shixiya-1 chromosome 4, ASM2569848v2, whole genome shotgun sequence DNA segment tttatttttatcatttttggagAGCCAAACTTTtcccattactaatttaaaattttatgaattataaagGGTTAAAAgagaaatttttctttttttttttggggggggtgtGGGGCCTGCCAACCACACTGGCTCCGCCCTGAACTAAGTTCTTTTTCCTACAGCGTAGCCAAATACAATGGCCAAAATTAGAACTTTTGAAAAACCTGTAAGTTCAGGCTCAATGAGTATATGACATTTTTTTAATACTAACATTCTCAACCCGAGTTTAGTAATCTTTACTTATACTGCAGTAACACTGTGTCTTCATTTGTGACAGTGGATATCATTATCTACTCATTCGAAAAAAGCATAGCAATTGTCTTGAAAGAGTTAAAGATCACAACACATAATAGCATTCTCCGTTCCTATAAAGTACTGTAGAAAGTAGAATAAATTCATTAGCCCCgaaaaaactaaagaaaaccatCTAAAATTCGAACTTATAAAAGCAACAGAATGTATAGAAGGCAAGTACTCCAAATGAAACCAAAAAATGATAGCTAAAGACTAAACAACTCCCAATTCTTGTAAATAATAATGATCTTAAGAGATAATGTTAGGGTAGAGAGAATTTACTCTGTAAATAACTGCTGCGAGATTTCTAGCAATTGTATCTTTGTAGATGTATTTTCCGAGGAAATTGTCCTTTGCTGCAACCATGATTTTAGCAGTGGTGCCACCAGTTATAAGACTAAGTGGGTACCAAAGATTAACCTGCACAAAGAGTCTCACTTGTCAAGAAAAATGTAGCTATGCTATAACTTAGATTAAAACAATGCATACCATCAAGACAAATATCGTTGGATTGTTTTTGTCCCGAGTCGGGACAATCAATGCCAAAGCACAATGTGATTGGCAGATCATAACGAATTTGAGTTTAAAACTTTGAGCTACCAAAGCTGGCTTACAAGTTACAACTATCATAGAAGctaaaataaaatcattttacCATAACCATATTGGCCCGAAACTAAGGGTGTATTCTAGCCAAGCTAACCTCGAGATCAAGTTTGACTTGAAATTcaaagcttgaaagttgaaactCAACAGAAGCTCGATTGAGTTCCACTTTTAAAGCATAACTCTCATGATCAATTTCAAGCTCAATTATTAGTACTGGAGCTAGAATTAAGTGTTTAAATGTTTACATTGAAGTTTTTCAATATCGTTAAATATAGAAAAAAGCTGGATTAAACTGATAAGGTACTCAGATTAAGTATTAGTATACTCGAATTTGACCACTTCAACAGCCCAAGCCCTAAGAAGCTTGAGCTCAAGTTTGACTTGAAAATCAAAGCTTGAAACTCAACAGAAGCTCAATCGAGTTCCACATTTAAAGCTCAACTCTCACGCTCGATTTCAATCGCAATTATTAGTGCTTTAACCTGAACTCATGTTTAAATGTTCAAAATTGAAGTTTCTCGATACTCATTAAACATAGAAAAAAGCAGGACTAAGCTGATAAGCTACACAAATAAAGTATTAGTATACTCGAATTCGACCAGTTCAACAGCTCAAGCCAAAAGAAGCTTGAGCTCAAGTTTGACTTGAAACTCGAAGCCTGAAACTCAACAGAAGCTCAATCGAGTTCCATGTTTAAAGCTAAACTTTCATGCTCGATTTCAAGCTCAATGATTAGTGCTCAAACTCGAACTCGTGTTTAAAGGTTTAACTTGTAGTTTCCCGATACTCATTAAGAATAGAAAAAAGCTGCATTAAACTGATAAGCTACTCAAATAAAGTATTATCGGGGAATTCCCTTCAACTATTCATGTCATATCAAATATACTCAAATTCGACCAGTTCAACAGCTCGAGCTACTTGAGCTTGAGGTCAGCTCCATAATGATTGAACAGAGTTGAACCTCAATAAGTAAATATAAGTATCTTGTTTACTCCTAGCACCAACTATATAGTTCTATCTACTCTAGCTTGTCAATTTGCTAACACACAATAACATAATAACACAGTAACTTCAAGAATCcatgaaaggaaaaaaaacacAACAAATAGAAAACTGAACTTTTTTCAGTAAGGTAAAGAAACAAACATTTGCCATGCGTATGAAGATAACAAACCGAGGGTTGCCATCGTCTTCAATCTTAGGCAAAGGAGGAGGTGGAGGCCTTTGGAATTGACGAGCCGCCATTCCTTTCTTCCCTTTAGCTTCAACCACCAACATCCCTCCTCCATGTTTCTGTCTCCGGGTCTGCTGCGGCAACCGCAACGTCGTTGTTCTGGAGCTGAATAGCGAGTGTTTCACCAACCCGTCGACAGGTTCGTGATGGGCTCTTGAAGTACTCGATAAAGGAAGCCTCACAAGTGCATTTAGTGACATTCCAACCTCCATTCTTTTCGAAAATGAAACTGTTATTTTGTTCGTTGTAAAATGCTAaataaagagaagagaagagatgaGATTACATTTGTGGAAGGGATCTTATCCACGTTCTGAGAATTTCTGAGGAAAATATAAGAATGAATATCCGCCAGACACGTGGCGGTTCACCGTTTAACTGGTTGAAAGAATTTTGGGTCGCACGCATGAGAGTTCTTTCTTGAAACGCTGCGTTTTAGCCTGCCAACATTGTTAGCCTAACAACGTCCACCCCTAACTTTTTAACGGGCTGACCcatttgaaaatattatttttaggatAAATTACAGCcaaagtcattaaattattagtatatttacgttttggttatTGAACtactcaaaagttttcatttaagtcaccagGTTGTTAGAGTCGTTATTGTATGGCCTTCTTCGTTGGTAATATCTGCACCAATTGAAAGCTCTTCTTCTCATTCTTTTTTAAAGttcatttttttatgaaataacttTGAACATCATGAATCGTCTTATCTCTAACACTGACCATCAAATcgatttgaaaataaggtatatTCTTTTACTCGTCCAT contains these protein-coding regions:
- the LOC108457826 gene encoding protein HHL1, chloroplastic: MEVGMSLNALVRLPLSSTSRAHHEPVDGLVKHSLFSSRTTTLRLPQQTRRQKHGGGMLVVEAKGKKGMAARQFQRPPPPPLPKIEDDGNPRFVIFIRMANVNLWYPLSLITGGTTAKIMVAAKDNFLGKYIYKDTIARNLAAVIYRDEKEIQKTAFKQFRVLQSATEFRYGYKLVENGNVKAALSTNDVIELPTQDQLKTVVDKVKDFFGDAKESFGKITSLSSATPESEEKSTEKA